The Paenibacillus sophorae genome has a segment encoding these proteins:
- a CDS encoding YbaK/EbsC family protein, producing the protein MSIENVKAHFRAAGREQHIMEFESSSATVETAAETIGVIPARIAKTLSFYGEGEAAILVVAAGDTKVDNKKFRNEFGFKPKMLSPEEVLEQTGHAVGGVCPFGLANDLEVYLDISMKRFDTLFPACGSSNSAIELTCAELEQYSGGKAWVDVCKNWE; encoded by the coding sequence ATGTCTATCGAAAATGTAAAAGCACACTTCCGCGCCGCTGGAAGAGAGCAGCATATCATGGAATTTGAATCATCCAGCGCTACTGTAGAGACAGCTGCAGAGACGATCGGCGTCATCCCCGCCCGTATAGCCAAGACGCTGTCCTTTTACGGCGAAGGCGAAGCTGCAATCCTGGTCGTGGCCGCTGGCGACACCAAGGTCGACAACAAAAAATTTCGAAACGAATTCGGATTCAAGCCGAAAATGCTGTCTCCGGAGGAAGTGCTGGAGCAAACCGGACATGCCGTCGGCGGCGTTTGCCCGTTCGGACTGGCCAATGACCTGGAGGTCTATCTCGATATCTCCATGAAGCGCTTCGACACCCTCTTCCCCGCCTGCGGCAGCTCGAATTCCGCTATTGAATTGACCTGCGCCGAACTGGAGCAATACTCGGGCGGCAAGGCATGGGTCGACGTCTGCAAGAACTGGGAATAA
- a CDS encoding MDR family MFS transporter, with translation MSDKKNNRLGLVIAGLLLGILMASMDSTIVATAMGNIVGELGGMDKFVWVTSAYLVAEMAGMPIFGKLSDMYGRKKFFVFGLLVFMGGSALCGTADSITELAIYRAVQGIGGGALVPIAFTIMFDAVPLETRGKLGGAFGAVFGLSSIFGPLLGAYITDHIAWQWIFYINLPLGVLAFVLVAFFYKESHEHSKQPIDWLGAGTLLGAVICLMFALELGGKEYPWNSPLILGLFGAAAVLAAVFLYAETKAEEPIISFALFRRRLYAFSILIALFSGAAFIVASVYIPIFIQGVLGGSATNSGLVLLPMMVGSVITATAGGFLMTKFSYRSLMIPTLALLALGTWLASTLSPDATRLIVTLYMILIGLGVGASFSVLSNAAIDGLSARQRGSASATLNFLRSLGMTVGITTFGIIQSHYLADRLGNLFGASGAGQGGAGSLDLSDPHTLLSPDTRALIPPEILSKISEGLSGSITYTFAWAVIPAVLALLASLFMGSSKMVGTEEEQKAAGH, from the coding sequence ATGAGCGATAAAAAAAATAACCGTCTGGGACTGGTCATCGCCGGGCTTTTGCTGGGCATTCTGATGGCATCCATGGATAGTACGATAGTGGCAACGGCCATGGGTAACATCGTTGGGGAATTGGGCGGAATGGACAAATTCGTCTGGGTTACCTCGGCCTATCTCGTCGCCGAGATGGCGGGCATGCCGATCTTCGGCAAATTGTCGGATATGTACGGCCGCAAGAAATTTTTCGTGTTTGGCCTTCTGGTGTTTATGGGAGGGTCCGCGCTGTGCGGAACGGCGGACAGCATTACTGAGTTGGCCATTTACCGGGCGGTTCAAGGAATAGGGGGCGGAGCGCTGGTGCCGATCGCCTTCACGATTATGTTCGACGCGGTGCCGCTTGAGACCAGAGGGAAGCTGGGCGGCGCATTTGGCGCGGTATTCGGGCTGTCCAGCATATTCGGTCCGCTGCTCGGCGCCTACATAACGGACCATATCGCCTGGCAGTGGATATTTTACATTAACCTGCCGCTCGGAGTCCTTGCGTTTGTGCTGGTCGCGTTCTTTTACAAGGAATCGCATGAGCATTCCAAGCAGCCGATTGACTGGCTTGGTGCGGGTACGCTGCTTGGTGCGGTGATCTGCTTGATGTTTGCGCTGGAGCTGGGCGGCAAAGAATATCCATGGAATTCTCCCTTGATTCTCGGCCTGTTCGGCGCGGCGGCGGTACTTGCGGCGGTATTTCTGTATGCGGAGACGAAGGCGGAGGAGCCGATTATCTCCTTCGCGCTGTTCCGCCGGCGGCTGTATGCCTTCAGCATTCTGATCGCCTTATTTAGCGGAGCGGCGTTCATCGTCGCCTCGGTCTATATCCCGATCTTTATCCAAGGTGTGCTCGGAGGCTCGGCCACCAATTCCGGCCTGGTGCTTCTGCCGATGATGGTGGGTTCCGTGATCACGGCAACCGCAGGTGGTTTCCTGATGACTAAATTCAGCTACCGCAGCCTGATGATTCCAACCCTTGCGCTGCTGGCTCTCGGAACCTGGCTTGCTTCCACACTTTCGCCGGATGCGACGCGGCTGATCGTTACTCTGTATATGATCCTTATCGGCCTTGGCGTCGGCGCGTCTTTCTCGGTTCTGAGCAACGCCGCCATAGACGGCCTGTCCGCCCGGCAGCGTGGATCGGCAAGCGCAACCCTTAATTTCCTCCGGTCTTTGGGCATGACGGTGGGCATCACCACCTTCGGCATCATCCAGAGCCATTATTTGGCGGACCGGCTGGGTAATCTGTTTGGAGCTTCAGGTGCCGGCCAGGGCGGGGCAGGGTCGCTTGATCTGTCGGATCCCCATACTTTGCTGTCCCCGGATACGCGGGCGCTGATTCCACCGGAGATTTTGAGCAAAATCTCGGAGGGACTGTCTGGCTCCATCACGTATACGTTCGCCTGGGCCGTTATACCAGCGGTGTTAGCCCTGCTCGCCTCGCTGTTCATGGGGAGCAGCAAAATGGTCGGCACGGAAGAAGAACAAAAGGCCGCCGGGCATTAA
- a CDS encoding YhbD family protein has translation MEDDLISKKELLDLTGISYGQLYRWKRKQLIPEEWFIRKSTFTGQETFFPRMLIQARVRNILNMKDDLSLDELASRLSDTEGFSEIRLTKEAIVERNIVTEIAMSVYGPAVESKEGLYSFEQLLHLYAADTLLSKGDMSLDEGRILLRTLEKHAGALTGKPCELYFVRKMGVALFLLAPSPVELYFDEGVRLVAKVALGDLVEQLKGRLS, from the coding sequence ATGGAGGATGATTTAATATCGAAAAAAGAGCTCCTGGATCTTACCGGGATTTCATACGGCCAGCTTTACCGCTGGAAACGCAAGCAGCTCATTCCGGAAGAATGGTTTATCCGCAAATCCACGTTTACCGGGCAGGAAACCTTTTTTCCAAGGATGCTTATTCAAGCCCGAGTTCGTAATATCTTAAATATGAAGGATGATCTCTCGCTTGATGAACTCGCCAGCAGACTGTCCGATACGGAGGGGTTCAGCGAGATCCGCTTGACCAAAGAGGCTATAGTAGAACGAAACATTGTTACGGAGATTGCGATGTCTGTGTATGGACCGGCGGTTGAGAGCAAGGAGGGCTTGTATTCCTTCGAGCAGCTTCTGCATTTGTATGCGGCGGACACTTTACTTTCTAAAGGGGACATGAGTCTGGATGAAGGAAGGATTCTGCTGCGTACGCTGGAGAAGCATGCCGGCGCGCTGACAGGTAAGCCTTGCGAACTTTATTTTGTCCGGAAAATGGGTGTTGCCTTATTTCTGCTTGCGCCGTCGCCGGTGGAGCTCTACTTCGATGAGGGCGTTCGGCTGGTTGCGAAAGTGGCGCTCGGAGATTTGGTTGAACAGTTGAAAGGGAGGTTATCGTAG
- a CDS encoding DeoR/GlpR family DNA-binding transcription regulator, with protein sequence MLKTKRIKQIQDYVIEHNTVSLDELVTVFDVSKNTIRRDIQELVEGGEVKKVYGGVAAVNPPLISFNDRRSQNHSEKQRIAKAAAEYVTDGDIIYIDSGTTTLEMIEYIKHINLTVITSNLDFILGSLPYGNLNVISTGGVLERKTKSFASFKNMDLLKAYNINKAFMASTGISILSGVTNSSPLESEIKQIVVERCQEVFLLVDHNKFGKHALMTYCKLEDIDYLVTDSIPGSDYQQFAEENNIKLVVADE encoded by the coding sequence ATGCTAAAGACCAAACGCATTAAGCAAATTCAGGATTATGTCATTGAACACAACACCGTGTCGCTCGACGAACTCGTTACTGTATTTGATGTTTCCAAAAATACGATTAGACGGGATATCCAGGAACTGGTCGAAGGAGGGGAAGTTAAGAAGGTTTATGGCGGTGTAGCCGCGGTAAACCCGCCTCTCATTTCTTTTAACGACAGAAGGTCGCAGAACCACAGCGAAAAACAGAGAATTGCCAAAGCTGCAGCCGAGTATGTAACCGACGGGGATATTATTTACATTGATTCCGGAACAACCACACTTGAGATGATTGAATATATTAAGCATATTAACCTGACCGTTATTACGAGCAATCTTGATTTCATCCTTGGTTCTCTGCCTTATGGCAACTTGAATGTCATTTCGACAGGCGGTGTCCTGGAGCGCAAGACAAAATCGTTTGCCAGCTTCAAAAACATGGACCTGCTGAAAGCTTATAATATAAATAAAGCCTTTATGGCTTCAACCGGCATCTCGATCTTGAGCGGCGTAACCAATTCATCTCCGCTCGAAAGCGAAATCAAGCAAATCGTAGTCGAACGCTGCCAGGAAGTGTTCTTGCTTGTAGACCACAACAAATTTGGCAAGCATGCACTCATGACCTACTGCAAGCTGGAAGACATCGATTATTTGGTTACCGACAGCATTCCGGGGAGCGATTACCAGCAGTTTGCCGAGGAGAACAATATCAAGCTTGTTGTAGCCGATGAATAA
- a CDS encoding 50S ribosomal protein L25 — MSEAVRLMERTGKPSAQRRQGLVPVVIYGAGSESLSLSADAKTIDNILGKNPRAILKAELPASGTKDVIIQDVQRQPLTKKLLHIDFHVIDMKAELDTKVALHFTGTPEGVKAGGVQTVELHELDIRTLPDKLESVFEVDVSNLEIGDHLLVSDLPKHEGWEVLTDPETLVVKIAPPAVQAEPAAEEGAAEPAAEEVAEGAKA, encoded by the coding sequence ATGAGTGAAGCAGTACGTTTGATGGAAAGAACCGGGAAGCCTTCCGCACAGCGGAGACAGGGCCTGGTGCCTGTTGTCATCTACGGTGCGGGTTCGGAATCCCTTTCCCTTAGCGCGGATGCAAAAACGATAGACAATATTCTGGGCAAAAATCCGCGGGCGATTTTAAAGGCGGAGCTGCCGGCATCCGGCACCAAAGATGTGATTATTCAAGACGTGCAGCGCCAGCCTTTGACCAAGAAGCTGCTGCATATCGACTTCCATGTCATTGATATGAAAGCCGAGCTGGACACCAAGGTAGCCCTGCATTTTACCGGTACGCCGGAGGGGGTTAAGGCCGGAGGAGTGCAGACGGTTGAGCTGCATGAGCTGGATATCCGCACACTGCCGGATAAGCTGGAATCCGTATTCGAAGTAGACGTCAGCAATCTGGAAATCGGCGATCATCTGCTGGTTTCAGACCTGCCGAAGCATGAGGGATGGGAAGTGCTGACAGATCCTGAAACGCTGGTCGTTAAGATCGCGCCGCCTGCCGTCCAGGCAGAGCCTGCGGCCGAAGAAGGGGCTGCGGAACCGGCGGCCGAAGAGGTTGCCGAAGGAGCGAAAGCCTGA
- a CDS encoding GNAT family N-acetyltransferase: MRQISSEDGRFYIAGDGEDLAEITYKLVDSMTMIVDHTYVSEQLRGQGAGEQLVKAVVDKARNEGLSIIPQCSYAAHQFKKHPEYGDVLKENGSGLS; encoded by the coding sequence ATGCGGCAAATTTCTTCAGAAGATGGACGGTTTTACATTGCCGGAGATGGAGAAGACCTTGCTGAAATTACATACAAGTTGGTCGATTCCATGACAATGATCGTTGATCATACGTATGTATCGGAACAACTGCGGGGTCAGGGAGCAGGCGAACAACTGGTCAAAGCGGTAGTAGATAAAGCAAGAAACGAGGGACTATCCATTATCCCTCAGTGCTCCTACGCCGCCCATCAATTCAAGAAGCATCCCGAGTACGGGGACGTGCTGAAAGAGAACGGGAGCGGTCTGTCTTAA
- a CDS encoding GNAT family N-acetyltransferase → MTTQETLREIEELQRRCEDYDGISLKLNWNSLRSEPGSGGAVWFYTYEEGLLAGFIGLYSFGSEVEVCGMVRPGYRRRGIFTSLWEQAHKQIIRKKAKSILLNAPAASKSAAGFLKTLPLELNHAEYQMKWDHKKAEERSAFENKILPDDMVILRPARADEKRLLAVLDSKGFNTSLEEAVEMYDELDGESSNEHIIIELDGQPVGKMRLWTEHHETWIYAFTVDEKMRGRGIGRSALIQTILRERRSGNGINLEVALDNPNALGLYESCGFVITNKQDYYRYIG, encoded by the coding sequence TTGACGACACAAGAAACTTTGCGCGAAATAGAGGAATTGCAGCGCCGCTGCGAAGATTATGATGGCATATCGCTGAAGCTCAACTGGAACTCGCTCCGAAGCGAGCCGGGGTCTGGAGGCGCTGTGTGGTTCTATACTTACGAGGAGGGGCTGCTTGCCGGATTTATTGGGCTGTACAGCTTCGGCAGCGAAGTTGAAGTTTGCGGAATGGTGCGCCCCGGCTACCGCCGCCGCGGCATCTTCACCTCTCTGTGGGAGCAGGCCCATAAACAGATCATCCGCAAAAAGGCGAAGAGCATCCTGCTCAACGCGCCTGCGGCTTCCAAATCCGCCGCCGGTTTTCTGAAGACCCTGCCTCTCGAGCTCAATCATGCGGAGTATCAGATGAAATGGGACCATAAGAAGGCCGAGGAGCGTTCGGCTTTTGAGAACAAGATCCTGCCTGATGACATGGTGATCCTTCGTCCCGCCCGTGCCGATGAGAAGAGACTGCTCGCCGTTCTCGACAGCAAGGGCTTCAACACGTCGCTGGAAGAGGCGGTAGAAATGTATGATGAGCTGGATGGGGAAAGCAGCAATGAGCATATCATTATTGAGCTTGACGGGCAGCCCGTAGGCAAAATGCGGCTGTGGACAGAGCATCACGAAACCTGGATCTACGCCTTTACCGTAGATGAAAAAATGCGTGGCAGAGGCATCGGACGCAGCGCCCTCATTCAGACGATTCTGCGGGAAAGACGCAGCGGCAACGGAATTAATCTGGAAGTCGCACTGGACAACCCCAATGCGCTCGGACTATACGAAAGCTGCGGATTCGTCATAACCAATAAGCAGGATTACTATCGTTATATCGGCTAG
- a CDS encoding flavodoxin — protein MAKILVVYASLTGNTEEIAELIAEGIRQSGGEAVMKSVTDCNAFDIASYDGAVLGAYTWGDGELPDEFLDFYEELNEIDLAGSKAAVFGSGDTGYDIYCGAVDLIEEKLKERGAATLQTSLKIEYGPTAAEKEECRKFGQRFAEACAAVS, from the coding sequence ATGGCTAAAATATTAGTGGTATATGCCAGCCTGACCGGCAATACAGAGGAAATAGCGGAACTGATCGCAGAGGGAATCCGCCAGTCGGGAGGCGAAGCGGTTATGAAATCGGTCACCGACTGCAACGCCTTCGATATAGCATCGTATGATGGTGCGGTCTTGGGGGCCTACACCTGGGGAGACGGAGAACTGCCGGATGAATTCCTCGATTTCTATGAGGAGCTGAATGAAATAGACTTAGCGGGCAGCAAAGCCGCCGTGTTCGGAAGCGGCGACACCGGGTATGACATCTACTGCGGTGCGGTTGACCTGATTGAAGAAAAGCTGAAGGAAAGAGGCGCAGCCACCCTGCAGACGAGTCTGAAAATTGAATATGGGCCGACTGCTGCGGAGAAAGAGGAGTGCCGCAAATTCGGACAGCGTTTTGCCGAGGCCTGTGCGGCGGTGTCTTAA
- a CDS encoding GNAT family N-acetyltransferase — MAILQTQEYELEDLGLSVIIRSAVSTDATAVLSIHREVVEENKYVMTAHHEFHKTKESYQELIRAAGDHPSELFVVAAAEENVVGWLILYSPSLERRSHIREFGIMLSPGWRGQRIGKKLISTMLDWATACSAIEKICLEVFSSNENAIQLYRSFGFQEEGRRLKQIKLGIDHYVDLILMYKALR, encoded by the coding sequence ATGGCCATTTTGCAGACACAAGAGTATGAATTAGAAGATTTAGGATTATCCGTTATCATCAGATCAGCGGTTTCGACCGATGCTACCGCTGTCCTATCCATTCATCGCGAGGTTGTAGAAGAGAATAAATACGTTATGACTGCACACCATGAGTTTCATAAGACGAAAGAAAGCTATCAAGAATTAATCCGTGCGGCTGGCGATCATCCGAGCGAGCTTTTTGTGGTTGCCGCAGCAGAAGAGAATGTGGTCGGTTGGCTGATCCTATACTCTCCTTCGCTCGAAAGACGTTCTCACATACGTGAGTTCGGCATAATGTTATCTCCCGGTTGGAGAGGACAAAGGATTGGGAAAAAGTTGATTTCAACGATGTTGGATTGGGCCACCGCATGCTCTGCTATTGAAAAAATCTGCCTCGAAGTGTTCTCTTCCAACGAAAATGCCATTCAGCTATACCGCAGTTTCGGCTTTCAAGAGGAAGGGAGACGACTTAAACAAATCAAGCTTGGCATTGACCATTATGTCGATTTGATTCTAATGTATAAAGCGCTGAGATAA
- a CDS encoding class I SAM-dependent methyltransferase: MYMARDWKDYEIIDTGGGEKLERWGDIILRRPDPQIIWPLPKETSRWKDVHGHYHRSSSGGGQWEMKKSIPDSWSISYGKLKFHLRPTNFKHTGLFPEQAANWSWMMDKIGGAGRKIQVLNLFAYTGGATVAAASAGASVVHVDAAKGMVQWAKENVQLSGLGERPVRFITDDVFKFVQREQRRGNKYDAIIMDPPSYGRGPGGEMWKLEQNLYPFLESCMDILSDNPLFLLINSYTTGISPTVLENMLAMTMKSRYGGKLSSGEIGLPITSSGLNLPCGILGRWES, encoded by the coding sequence ATGTACATGGCTCGGGACTGGAAGGATTATGAGATCATCGATACAGGAGGCGGAGAAAAGCTGGAGCGCTGGGGAGATATTATTCTTCGGCGGCCGGACCCGCAAATTATATGGCCGCTACCAAAGGAAACATCGCGGTGGAAGGATGTTCACGGACATTATCATCGCAGCTCATCGGGCGGCGGCCAATGGGAAATGAAAAAAAGCATACCGGATAGCTGGAGCATCAGCTACGGCAAGCTTAAATTCCATCTTCGTCCTACCAACTTCAAGCATACGGGACTGTTCCCGGAGCAAGCGGCCAACTGGAGCTGGATGATGGACAAGATTGGGGGCGCGGGACGTAAAATACAGGTGCTGAACCTGTTCGCTTATACAGGCGGTGCCACCGTTGCGGCAGCCAGTGCGGGCGCTTCCGTCGTTCATGTCGATGCGGCCAAGGGCATGGTTCAATGGGCAAAAGAAAACGTGCAGCTGTCCGGCCTCGGAGAGCGTCCGGTCCGGTTCATCACCGACGACGTCTTCAAATTTGTTCAGCGCGAACAGCGCCGGGGCAATAAGTACGACGCGATTATTATGGACCCTCCCTCCTACGGAAGAGGTCCAGGCGGCGAGATGTGGAAGCTGGAGCAGAACTTGTATCCTTTTCTGGAAAGCTGCATGGACATTCTGAGCGATAACCCGCTCTTCCTGCTCATCAATTCCTATACGACCGGCATTTCCCCGACCGTTCTGGAGAACATGCTGGCCATGACGATGAAATCGCGTTATGGAGGTAAGCTCAGCTCCGGAGAAATCGGCCTGCCGATCACTTCCTCCGGACTGAATCTGCCCTGCGGCATCCTCGGCCGCTGGGAGTCGTAG
- a CDS encoding RluA family pseudouridine synthase, with product MAQSLNGGQEDGQTPGSFQILYEDNHLLGVVKPVNIPVQEDATGDADLLTLLKEDIKRRYDKPGNVYMGLVHRLDRPVGGAMVFAKTSKAASRLSESVRSRSFRKGYLTVVHGRLPAEHGRLRNILLKNAKTNTVTVVREGTPGGKEAILDYTVLGSTEGLSLVKVDLLTGRSHQIRVQLAHAGCPLYGDQKYGASVNKPGQQIALWSSLVGFPHPVTKQEVELISLPPRQYPWDLWSTELQERAIR from the coding sequence ATGGCGCAGAGCCTGAACGGTGGACAGGAAGATGGACAAACGCCGGGTTCCTTTCAGATTTTGTATGAGGATAACCATCTTCTTGGGGTCGTTAAGCCGGTTAACATTCCCGTACAGGAGGATGCCACGGGAGATGCCGATCTGCTCACCCTGCTGAAAGAGGACATCAAGCGGCGTTATGACAAGCCCGGCAACGTCTATATGGGCCTCGTTCACCGGCTGGACCGCCCCGTTGGCGGAGCTATGGTGTTCGCTAAGACCTCCAAGGCGGCTTCACGGTTGTCGGAGAGCGTCCGCAGCCGGAGCTTCCGCAAAGGTTATTTGACCGTCGTACACGGACGGCTTCCTGCTGAGCACGGCCGATTGAGAAATATCCTGCTCAAAAACGCCAAGACGAACACGGTCACCGTTGTCCGGGAAGGCACGCCAGGCGGCAAGGAAGCCATTCTGGATTATACCGTGCTGGGCAGCACCGAAGGCCTCAGCCTTGTAAAGGTCGACCTGCTCACCGGACGTTCTCATCAAATTCGCGTTCAGCTAGCCCATGCCGGCTGTCCTCTGTACGGAGACCAAAAATACGGAGCGTCCGTCAACAAGCCCGGACAGCAAATCGCGCTGTGGTCCTCGCTTGTCGGATTCCCGCATCCCGTTACTAAGCAGGAAGTTGAACTGATCTCCTTGCCTCCGCGTCAATATCCTTGGGACCTGTGGAGCACGGAGCTTCAGGAGCGGGCCATCCGGTAG
- a CDS encoding MarR family winged helix-turn-helix transcriptional regulator: protein MNSFEFSKIWHKILKDYKVHMDTKLAPTLTDAQLTVLELVQERGAAKPSDLAPHLATSPAAVTMLLDRMERGGLIIRDRDASDRRIVWVSITDVGRKETARGLKVRSDFFAEVLDHISAHNQQLLLYLMGKLVAPGNEATPVEMSR from the coding sequence GTGAACTCCTTTGAATTCAGTAAAATATGGCATAAAATTCTTAAAGACTATAAGGTTCATATGGATACAAAGCTGGCTCCCACGCTTACCGACGCACAGCTTACGGTGCTTGAGCTAGTTCAGGAACGGGGAGCCGCCAAGCCCTCCGATTTGGCTCCGCATTTGGCTACCAGTCCTGCTGCGGTTACCATGCTTCTCGACCGGATGGAGCGGGGCGGACTGATTATCAGAGACAGAGATGCCTCTGACCGCCGGATCGTTTGGGTCAGCATAACCGATGTCGGCCGAAAGGAAACCGCGCGCGGCCTTAAGGTCCGCAGCGATTTTTTCGCGGAAGTGCTGGACCATATTTCGGCCCACAATCAGCAGCTTCTGCTGTATTTGATGGGTAAACTCGTAGCGCCGGGAAACGAAGCCACTCCTGTGGAAATGAGCAGATAA